CTTCGAACACGGCAAGCCGGGTCTTAGCCTGAGCGGCTCCGGTACGCTCAATCCGATCGAGCAAGGCAAGCCGCGCGCGTCGACGATCGAGCGCGTCCCTGTGCCGAAGTCAGGCCTGTCAGTGCCGCGCAATGCGGCGAACGGCCCTGCGATCCATGCGCTTGGCACGATCGACAAGGGCACCAAGACGGCCGGCGCGCCGACGCAATCGCGCCAGGCATCTGGGGCTCACGCGCCGAAGGCCGGAGCCGTGCGCGTCTCGAGCTCGCTCGGCGAGGTCAAGCTGAACTTCCACAAGGTTACCCATGGGCTCGCCCACGACGCCGTCGTACCGGGGCGTGTACGGAACGCGAATCCCAGCACCGATACGGTGTGGAGCGAGAGCAAGGCGAGCGCGACGACTACGGCCGCCAACAGCTCCACGGTTACGGCAGTCACCGTGAGCAGCAGTGGATCTGCGGCCAGCGCCTTATCGACGTCATCAAGTGCATCAACCACTGTTGCGACCACCGCTGGGTCGACTAGCGATAATTCGGTTGGGAACAACAACGGCACCAACAACGGCAACGGCAATGGCGGTCCCATCGGTAACGGCAAGGGCAATCAAGGTAACGGCTACGGAAATGGCGGCGGGAATGGCAGCAACGGGAACGGCAACGGGAATGGTCATCACCACTAAGGTGATTCGCTAGGGGATGAGGGGGCGCACCCGTCGAAGCGGGTGCGGGAGGATCGGGTGAAACGCTATCGGCCACATATCCTTGTCGTGATCGCGCTGGCGGTTGTGCTGTCCACGGGATGGCACGGCTCGCTTCGCAGCGCGCTCACTGATCTGCGCTTCGCCTGGCAGTCGCGCTCCGCCAGCGGGAATGTCGTCGTGGTGGCTATCGACGCTCCCTCGATCGATCAGATCGGCGTGTGGCCCTGGCCACGCAGCCTGCACGCCGACCTCCTGCACCGGCTCGAGGCCGCCGGTGCGCAGGACGTGGCTTTCGACATCGATTTCAGTTCGCCGTCGGATCCGGCTTCCGACGAGGCTTTCGCCACTGCGCTTCGGGAGGTTGGAGGCTCGACGATCCTGCCATCCTTCAAGCAGCCGACGCCAAATGGCGGCGCGGCGCATATCAATCGTCCGCTGAAATCGTTCAGCAACCAGTCGTGGCCGGCCGTCGTCAATGTCGCGGTCGAATCCGATGGGCTCGTTCGCCGTTATCCGGTTGCAGAAAAGCTCGGCGACGCGCAGATGCCGTCGATGGCCGTCGTGCTGGCCGGGCAGGATGCCAATCGGCGGCGACCCTTCCTGATCGACTTCAGCATTCGTGCGGCTTCCATTCCGAGCGTTTCCTATGTCGACGTGCTCCGGGGAGACGCCGCGGCGCTCGACAAGCTGAGGGATAAGAAGGTCATCGTCGGCGCCACGGCACTCGAGCTGGGCGACCGGTTCAGTGTTCCAAATGGCCGCATCGTCGCGGGGCCCGTCCTTCAGGCATTGGCGGCAGAATCGGTCCTTCAGAACCGGATGCTGTGCTGGACGTCCGATGCCGGCATGATCGCTGGCTTCGGCGTGATCTGCCTGCTGATGATGTATTCATGGCGCCGCGTCGCACCGGGTGTCCGCGTTGCGATCCTCGTCGCAGCCGGAGCAGGCATCGAAATGACCGCGGTCCTTGTGCAGGAACGTTGGCCACTCGTCATCGACACGTCGCTGTTCCACATTGCGATCGTCGCTTATCTCGCGGCCATCGCGCTGGACGAGATCGATTTCCGCGGTCTCTTGGGACGCATCGCTGAGAGCCGCTTTCACCGTATCGCGATGTCGCTCGGCGATGGTCTGGTCTGCACCGACGAAGATCACCGGATCACGGTCTGGAATCCCGGCGCGAGTGCGATCTTTGGTTACATGCCGACCGAGATGATCGGCCGACCCTTCGAAGCGCTTTGCGCGATGCCGGCAGAGGCAGCTGCAAGGACTTTCGCCATGCGCGGCGCTGCGCGCCAGGCGCTGCTGGTCCCGGGTGGTGCCGTGGTCGTCGAGTTCGAGGGCAGGCGCAAGACTGGCGAAACCTTCCCGGTCGAGGCGAGCTTCTCGGGTTGGCAGGGAACGGACGGCTTCCAATACGGCGCGATCCTGCGCGACATCTCCGTGCGCAAGCGCGAGGCCGAACGCGTCAGATATCTCGCCGAGTACGATGCGCTGACAGGGCTTGCCAACCGCAACACGCTGCATGCGAGGCTTGCCAGCCTGATCACCGGGGCACATCGGCGGTCCTCAGAGGTCGCACTTCTCGTGCTGGGGCTCGATGGCTTTCAGCAAATCAACAATATGCTTGGACACTCGGCCGGCGATCTCGTGCTGCGGGCGGTGGCTGAGCGCTTGCGGACCGAGGCCGATGGCAAGGCGGTGGTCGCCCGGCTCAGCGGCGACGAGTTTGCGATAGCGCTGAATTGCGCAGAGAGCGACGAGCCGATGACCGCGTTCGCCGAGCGAATTGCGCGCGCATTCGAGGCGCCGCTTGTGACAGGCACGCGCCAGCACCGCGTCAGGATCAGCGTCGGCGTCGCAATCTATCCGGAAGGCGGACAAAGCGCGGATGATCTCCTGAGCAACGGCCATCTGGCGCTGAGCCGCGCCAAGGCGACCCGGCGCGGCAGTCATGTGATCTTCGAGAGCGTCATCCGGCAGGAACTGGAGAACCGGCTGACGCTTGAGAGTGAACTGGCGCTTGCCGCCGACCGCGGCGAGTTCGAACTGTTCTACCAACCTCAGGTTCGCCTGATCGATGGCGGCCTGGTCGGGGCCGAAGCGCTGATCCGCTGGCGGCACCCGGTGCGCGGCTATGTCTCGCCCGGAGAGTTCATGCCCGTGGTCAACACCTCGGCCCTGTCCGAGCGGATCGCGAATTGGGTGATGGAGACGGCCGGCCGGCAGGCGCGTGCGTGGGAGCTCTCGGGCAACGCCGTACGCGTCGCAATCAACCTTTCGCCGTCGCAACTCCACTCCGGCGATCTCGCGCGTTCGGTTGCGGAGTTGCTGAAAACGACGGGGCTAACCCCCTCGTTGCTCGAGATCGAAGTCACAGAGGACATCCTGCTGCGCGACGAGGGCCGGGTGCTCGACATGTTCAAGCGGATCCAGCAACTCGGCGTCCGCATCCTGTTCGACGATTTCGGAACGGGCTATGCAAGCCTGAGCTACCTGAAGAAGTTTCCGCTCGACGGGCTCAAGATCGACCGCTCGTTCGTGTTCGATCTGCTCGCGGATTCCGACGACGCGGCGATCGTCGGCTCGACCATCGGCCTCAGCAAGCAGCTCGGTCTTACGGTCGTTGCCGAAGGTATCGAGAATCGCGCCACGGCGGATTTCCTGGTCAGCATGGGCTGCCAGGAAGGACAGGGCTACTTTTTCGGCCGTCCGATGCCTGCCGGCGCGTTCGAGAAGCAATTTCTGGTGGGCGAGCTGGAAACTGTCAGCGCTGCCTAAGTGCGCCTGTTTGGCTCTAGCGCCGGCGCGCAACCGCCACGCCAAGGAGGAAAGCCACGAACAGGCTGGCCAAGGGGGCTTCGCGCGTGATCGCCGCCACTGTCGAGAGCGGCCGTCCGGGCCTTCGCGCTTCGTCGATCGCGTAGGTGAGGCGATCGACGGCAGCGCGCAAACCTCCGGTGACCTCGCCGATGGTGTGGGACACGTCGGTCGCCGCATCGATGGCGCGCTCGGCCATGCCTGGCTGAGGATTGGGCTGGGGTATGTCCATGCTCAAGCGAGACCTCCAGACCTGACGAACCTGAGGCCGGCACCTTTGGCTATCCGCGCGTGCGCTCGTTTTGAACAGCGGGCCCGAAGACCTTTGGCTATCCGCGACAGGCGCCGTTTTGAACGGCGGGTGCCGGCCTTGCGGGGGAAATGCGGGGCGCGGGATTTTGTTCCGGCTCCCCGTGAAACGACGGATGCGAATCTCTGTTACGCTGGTGCAGCCTTGCTGACCTCAGGAGATTGCCGTGACCGATCGAACCATCACGGATCGAGCCAGGCGCATCGCGCTGCTGGGTGCGCCCATCGATATGGGCGCTTCACAGCGCGGCACCTTGATGGGTCCCGCGGCGCTGCGGACTGCCGGCCTTGCAACGCTGCTTGAAAGCCTGGATTTCGAAGTCGTCGATTACGGCGATCTTTCTGTGGCCGAGGTCTGGGACCTCGTCGACCGGCCGCCGGAGAAGGCCAATCACTACCGCGAAATCCAGCGCTGGACGCGCATGCTCAGTGGTCGCGGCTACGAGATCGCGCAAACGGGCGCCTTGCCGATCTTCCTCGGGGGCGATCACACGCTGTCAATGGGTTCGGTCAATGCGATGGCGCGGCATTGGCAGGAGCGTGGACGTGAGCTGTTCGTGCTCTGGCTCGATGCCCATGCCGACTACAATACGCCGGAGACGACGATCACAGCCAATATGCATGGTATGTCGGCGGCGTTCCTGTGCGGCGAGGCGGGGCTCGATGGCCTCCTGGGCGATGATCCGCGCGCCTCGATTGATCCGGACAGGCTCGACCTGTTCGGCGCGCGTTCGATCGACAAGCTCGAAAAGGAGCTGATGCGCACGCGCCGGATCAGGGTTGTCGACATGCGCCAGATCGACGAGTTCGGCGTCGCGGTGCTGATCCGGCGCGTCATCGAACGTGTCAAAGCGAGCAACGGCGTGCTGCATGTCAGCTTCGATGTCGATTTCCTCGACCCTTGCGTCGCGCCGGGTGTCGGCACCACGGTGCCGGGAGGGGCGACCTATCGCGAGGCGCATCTGATCATGGAATTGCTGCATGATTCCGGTGTGGTGGGGTCGCTCGACATTGTCGAGCTCAATCCGTTCCTGGACGAGCGCGGCCGCACTGCACGCACCGCGGTCGAACTGATCGGCAGCCTGTTCGGCCAGCAGATCACCGATCGGCCGACACCCAGCAATGCAATCGCGCCGGGTGAGTGACACGCGAGCCGTTTGTGCGTTGCGAAGAATGGAACTGCTGTCGCGGCGGGGCGGATATAGATCAGTCCTGATCGAAATCGACTGCTTTTGAAATGCACGCGAATTGCAAATGCGCTTCGCGGAAGGTTTCATGCGGGCCGAGCTTGAGCCGAGGGTCCGCAATGAGCAGCACGATCGACAACCGCGACAAATCCACGAGGTCCACACGGCGCCGCTTCTTGCAAGGGAGCAGCGCCGTGGCAGGCGGCTTTGTTCTGGGAGCCGGAGCATCAGCCGCCGCCGAGACCGAAAATCTTCCGCCCAATGTCCCCGATTGGATGAAAGCGCCGGGCGAACCGATGGGAAGCCAGCCCTACGGCGCGCCGTCGCCGTTCGAGAAGGGCGTCGTCAAGAATATCTCGAAGAACCTCAAACAGTACATCTCCGCATCCGGCCGGACGCCATTGCAGGAGCTCGATGGCATCATCACGCCGAATGGCCTGTTCTACGAGCGGCATCACGGCGGCGTTCCGACCATCGACCCGGCGCAGCACCGGCTGATGCTTCACGGCCTTGTCGAGCGGCCCTTGATCTTCACCATGGACGATCTGCGGCGCTTCCCGTCGGAGTCGCGCATTCACTTTCTCGAATGCTCCGGCAATCCCGGTTACGCCAAGCCCTATGGCAAGACGGCGTCGGACCTCGTCGGCCTGCTGAGCTGCGCCGAATGGACCGGCGTCAGCCTGAAGCTGGTGCTTCAGGAGGCCGGGCTGAAGCCGGAAGCCAAATGGATCATCGCTGAAGGCGCCGACGCTGCTGCGCTGACCCGAAGCATCCCCATCGAGAAATGCCTCGAGGATGCCATGCTCGTCTATAGCCAGAACGGCGAGCGGCTTCGTCCGCAGCAGGGCTATCCGTTGCGGCTGCTCCTGCCAGGGTTCGAAGGCAATATGAACGTGAAGTGGTTGCGGCGCCTGCACGTGACCGCAGAGCCCGCATATTCGCGCGAGGAGACCTCGAAATACACCGACCTCCTGCCGGACGGTACGGCAAGAGAGTTCTCTTTCTACATGGAAGCGAAGTCGATCATCACGCGTCCATCGGGCGGCCAGCATCTGGGCGCACCCGGCTTCCACGAAATCACCGGCATCGCCTGGAGTGGCCATGGCAAGATCAAGCGGGTCGAGGTGTCCGTCGATGATGGTAGGAGCTGGCAGGCTGCGCACTTGCAGGAGCCGGTGCTGACCCGTGCCCTCACGCGCTTCCGCCTGCCTTGGCAATGGGACGGCAAGCCTGCGGTGATCCAGAGCCGCGCAATCGATGAAACAGAGTATGTGCAGCCGACGCTCGCCGAGCTGCTCGCAGTACGCGGCGAGAACTATTTCTACCACAACAATGCGATCTGGCCCTGGCGCATCGCGGCCGACGGGGAGGTGACCAATGCGCTGGCGTAATATCTGCGGCAGCGTTCTCGCGTTCTTACTCTGCGCTTCAGCGAACACCGCGCGGGCGCAAAGTCCTTATGGCATCGGGCGACCGGCGACGGCGGCCGAGATCGCGGGCTGGAATATCGATGTCGGGCACGATGGCAGCAATCTGCCGAAGGGAAGCGGTTCGGTCAGTCATGGACGGGAGGTGTTCGCGCAGCAATGTGCGTCATGTCATGGCGACAACGGCGAGGGCGGTCTGGGCGATCGCCTCGTCGGCGGGCAGGGCACGATCGGGACTGCCAAGCCGATCCGCACTGTCGGAAGCTACTGGCCTTATGCGCCAACGTTGTTCGACTATATCCGTCGCGCCATGCCGCAGAACGCGCCGCAGTCGTTGAGCGATGAGGACGTCTACGCGGTGTCCGCTTATGTCTTGAATCTGAATGGGCTGGTCGGAGCGGATGCGACGCTCGATGCCAAATCGCTCGCGGCGATCAAAATGCCAAACCGCGACAAGTTCGTCGGTGATGCGCGCCCCGACGTGAAAAAGTGAACGAATGGAAATGGTCAAGTTCCAGGCATTGGCTCGGAACTTGCTTAAGTCAGGTGCGGAACTCGTGGGCCATATTTGAATTAACCTGCGAGAGGAAAAATGATGGGTCTTTCGATGCCAACTGACCGCTTCGCAAACTCCATGTCCTCAGCGCTTCGCCATCCCGGCGTGATCGCGATGATTGTGGCGGGCGTGACAATTGCTGCGATGTTGATCGTTGATCACGGGCCGTGGAACCGCGCTAAGACCCAGCCGGCTCATGTCGCGATGTATGCGACCACGGGCGAAGCCGCTCATGCGGCAGGCGCCAAGGTGCTTCCGACCGAGCCCAAATCGCCGGTCGAACCGGAGCGGCCGGGTCCCAAGACGTCCCCGACCGTCAATCCGGTGACGCCGTAAGCGTCAGCTCTTGCGGCCGTAGCTGAGGAGCCCGCCGGTGGTCTTCGGCGGATGGGTGCGAAGGGCCTCCTCGTTCGGCTCGGTGCCCCAGCCCGGTCGGTCCGGAATGATCAGATGGCCGTTCTGGATCTCCGGCTCATGCGTGAACAGCTCGCGGTCCCAGGCAAGGCGGTCGACGTCGATCTCCATGATGCGCAAGTTCGGCACTGCCGCACAGAAATGCGCGTTCATCATCGAGCAGAGATGGCCGTAGAAATTATGCGGCGCGACGTTGACCTCGAATGCTTCCGCGGCTGAGGCGATCTTCATTGATTGCCAAACACCGTTCCAGGGTGTGTCGACGATCGCGACGTCCATCGCTTGCTCGTGGAAATAGGGCAGGAATTCGCGCAGGCCCAACAGCGTCTCGCAAGACGAGATCGGATGCGGGCTCTGTCTGCGGATATGGCCGAGCGCTTGCGGATTGAAGCTGTCGATCTCGATCCA
This portion of the Bradyrhizobium diazoefficiens genome encodes:
- a CDS encoding FecR family protein; translation: MLARIGMQCALMAALILGTVSGASAADDGVWSVSKSSGEVWLATSGTQQVSLKQEETLKPGDTIRTGRNGRVLLVRGEETILISPNSVVGVPAEKNEGLSTTIIQQAGSILLEVEKRNVKHFEVETPYLAAVVKGTHFSVTVGAGSTKVGVLRGQVEVSDFKTGQIAQVMPGQVATAFEHGKPGLSLSGSGTLNPIEQGKPRASTIERVPVPKSGLSVPRNAANGPAIHALGTIDKGTKTAGAPTQSRQASGAHAPKAGAVRVSSSLGEVKLNFHKVTHGLAHDAVVPGRVRNANPSTDTVWSESKASATTTAANSSTVTAVTVSSSGSAASALSTSSSASTTVATTAGSTSDNSVGNNNGTNNGNGNGGPIGNGKGNQGNGYGNGGGNGSNGNGNGNGHHH
- a CDS encoding EAL domain-containing protein, which gives rise to MKRYRPHILVVIALAVVLSTGWHGSLRSALTDLRFAWQSRSASGNVVVVAIDAPSIDQIGVWPWPRSLHADLLHRLEAAGAQDVAFDIDFSSPSDPASDEAFATALREVGGSTILPSFKQPTPNGGAAHINRPLKSFSNQSWPAVVNVAVESDGLVRRYPVAEKLGDAQMPSMAVVLAGQDANRRRPFLIDFSIRAASIPSVSYVDVLRGDAAALDKLRDKKVIVGATALELGDRFSVPNGRIVAGPVLQALAAESVLQNRMLCWTSDAGMIAGFGVICLLMMYSWRRVAPGVRVAILVAAGAGIEMTAVLVQERWPLVIDTSLFHIAIVAYLAAIALDEIDFRGLLGRIAESRFHRIAMSLGDGLVCTDEDHRITVWNPGASAIFGYMPTEMIGRPFEALCAMPAEAAARTFAMRGAARQALLVPGGAVVVEFEGRRKTGETFPVEASFSGWQGTDGFQYGAILRDISVRKREAERVRYLAEYDALTGLANRNTLHARLASLITGAHRRSSEVALLVLGLDGFQQINNMLGHSAGDLVLRAVAERLRTEADGKAVVARLSGDEFAIALNCAESDEPMTAFAERIARAFEAPLVTGTRQHRVRISVGVAIYPEGGQSADDLLSNGHLALSRAKATRRGSHVIFESVIRQELENRLTLESELALAADRGEFELFYQPQVRLIDGGLVGAEALIRWRHPVRGYVSPGEFMPVVNTSALSERIANWVMETAGRQARAWELSGNAVRVAINLSPSQLHSGDLARSVAELLKTTGLTPSLLEIEVTEDILLRDEGRVLDMFKRIQQLGVRILFDDFGTGYASLSYLKKFPLDGLKIDRSFVFDLLADSDDAAIVGSTIGLSKQLGLTVVAEGIENRATADFLVSMGCQEGQGYFFGRPMPAGAFEKQFLVGELETVSAA
- the rocF gene encoding arginase, whose translation is MTDRTITDRARRIALLGAPIDMGASQRGTLMGPAALRTAGLATLLESLDFEVVDYGDLSVAEVWDLVDRPPEKANHYREIQRWTRMLSGRGYEIAQTGALPIFLGGDHTLSMGSVNAMARHWQERGRELFVLWLDAHADYNTPETTITANMHGMSAAFLCGEAGLDGLLGDDPRASIDPDRLDLFGARSIDKLEKELMRTRRIRVVDMRQIDEFGVAVLIRRVIERVKASNGVLHVSFDVDFLDPCVAPGVGTTVPGGATYREAHLIMELLHDSGVVGSLDIVELNPFLDERGRTARTAVELIGSLFGQQITDRPTPSNAIAPGE
- the soxC gene encoding sulfite dehydrogenase codes for the protein MSSTIDNRDKSTRSTRRRFLQGSSAVAGGFVLGAGASAAAETENLPPNVPDWMKAPGEPMGSQPYGAPSPFEKGVVKNISKNLKQYISASGRTPLQELDGIITPNGLFYERHHGGVPTIDPAQHRLMLHGLVERPLIFTMDDLRRFPSESRIHFLECSGNPGYAKPYGKTASDLVGLLSCAEWTGVSLKLVLQEAGLKPEAKWIIAEGADAAALTRSIPIEKCLEDAMLVYSQNGERLRPQQGYPLRLLLPGFEGNMNVKWLRRLHVTAEPAYSREETSKYTDLLPDGTAREFSFYMEAKSIITRPSGGQHLGAPGFHEITGIAWSGHGKIKRVEVSVDDGRSWQAAHLQEPVLTRALTRFRLPWQWDGKPAVIQSRAIDETEYVQPTLAELLAVRGENYFYHNNAIWPWRIAADGEVTNALA
- a CDS encoding c-type cytochrome, with amino-acid sequence MRWRNICGSVLAFLLCASANTARAQSPYGIGRPATAAEIAGWNIDVGHDGSNLPKGSGSVSHGREVFAQQCASCHGDNGEGGLGDRLVGGQGTIGTAKPIRTVGSYWPYAPTLFDYIRRAMPQNAPQSLSDEDVYAVSAYVLNLNGLVGADATLDAKSLAAIKMPNRDKFVGDARPDVKK